The DNA segment GGGCGAATCACATCGCCTTCCAAGCGCTCGAAGTGCTTGCCTTCAATGCCGGCCGTCAGCAGTCTGTACAGTTCCCGATCCGTATTGACGAGCTCTATCAGCTCCACAGCCTTCTGCGGATTGCGGGATGTATTGCTGACAGCCGTCATCGTTGCAAGCGAGTTGGTATAAACCTGATCCACCAGATCGACAAACTTGACGGGGTTGTTGTTGTTCTTGCCCTTCTCGTTTATTTCGCCGTCCGGCTTCAGTGTGTTCTTCAGGTACAGCGCCACATTGCCCTTCGCTTGTATCGTATAGAAGTCTTGAATGGTGGCGGCGCTCGGCGGAAAATACCCCTTCTGGTTGAACTCGTGCGCCATCTTCAAGTATTCCGCATACTCGGGCGTCTCCTGCAGGATCAGCACTTCAAAATTGGGGTCCCCTTTGCGATACGGTATTTCGTTCATGTCATACAGTCCGTACAGTGTGGACATCCAGAAGACTGAATTGTTCTCGAAGCCGATTGGCACAATGTCCGGCTCGTTGGCCTTGATCGTCTCTACGAACGGAATGATGTCCCGTACGTCCTGCAAGCTGTCCACGTCCAGGTTGTACTTCTCAATGAACCGCTCCTGAATGACGAAGCCGCCCGATGTCGTGAACATCTGGTAATTGGGTACCGCGTACATGACGCCATTCACTTTGGCATCTTCAATCATTTGAGGGGTAAACAGCTCCTTGGTTTTGGGCGCATATTGCTCGAACAGCTCGGTAATATCGTAGAAAGCGCCCTTATTGGCATTGGTGACATAGTTGAACGCCCAATGCGACGTCCACACAAGATCGAACGCTTCGCCGGCAGCGGCCATCGTATTCATTTTCTGCTCGTAGCTGCCGAAGTCGATTGGCATGATGCGCAGCGTCGCATTAATCTTTTCACGGATGATTTGGTTGGCCTCTTCTTGCACGATCGCCAGATCCTTCTGTGGCCCGATCGGCATATACCAGGTCAATTCCACCGGGTCGCCGCCGCTGCTTCCATTGCCGCTGGGCGAGGGAGAGGACGAATTTCCGGCACATGCGGTTACTAGCAGGCAAACAGACACCAACAGGGCCAATAAGGAGATGCTCCGGTTTCCATTCACACGCTTATTAGTCTTATTCAAGGACAACGCCTCCTAATGAAATTTAGGATGGTAATTAACCTTTCAGCGATCCAATTGTCAAGCCTCGGACAAAGTATCTTTGGAAGAAGGGAAAGATGCACAGCATCGGCCCGGCGGCTAGCACGGCCATGGCCATTCGCATGGACAGACTGGGGAATTCCGACTGGTTGATGTCGAGCGAAGCCGTGAACTCCGCATTCGCCGACAAAAATTCGATAGTGTTCATGATGCGAACTAGCATGAGCTGCAGCGGCACCTTGTTGTCGCTGTCGATAAACAACATGCTGTTGAACCACTCATTCCAATACGTGAAGGAGATCAACAGGCCAATCGTCGCAAGGGCCGGCGTAGCCAGAGGCAGGATCATCGTGAAGAAGATGCGGACTTCTCTCGCGCCATCCATCTTGGCCGACTCCACAATTTCCAGCGGAATCTTGCTTAGAAACCCTTTCATGACCATGACGTTCCAGGGCGTCAGCAATCCGGGAAGAATCAGCGCCCACAGGGTGTCTCTCAATTGGAGGAACTGCGTCATCAGAATGTAAAAGGAGACGATCCCCCCGCTGAACAGCATCGTGAAGAAGATGTAGAAGGTGGCCGAGCGATTATAGCGGAAATCCCGTCGGGAGATCACATAAGCGGTCATGGCCGTCATCAGCAGACCGATAGCGGTGCCCACAAGGGTAACCGTTATCGTGACGCCATAAGCGCGCATGAGCACAACGGGCGATTCGAATACATAGCGATAAGCATCCAGACTTAGGCTTTCGGGGATGAACCTGTATCCGTTCTGAAGCAGCGATTGTTCCTCTGTAATGGAAATACAGACGACCAGAATGAACGGCAGGACCATGGCGATTGAAAGCAGGAGAAAGAACAGCTGGATGAGTCGTTCTGCCAGTCCGGTGGTTCGCATTTTTGGTCAGCCCCCCTTACCAAAGCGCATTCTCTTCATTGATTTTCTTGATAATCGTGTTTGCGCCAAGCACAAGCACGAAACCGACAATCGACTGGAAGAAGCTTACGGCGGCTGCCATGGAGACATCGCCCAGCGTCCGCAGCGCACGGTACACATAGGTGTCCACGACGTCGGTCGTCGAATAGATCAGACCAGAGTTGTTCGGAACGAAATAATGCAGGCCGAAGTCGCCTCGGAACATGTTCCCCACAGCCAGAATGAACAGGATGGCGATCAGCGGCGTCAAGAGCGGTATCGTAATCCGGCGAATCATCTGCAGCTTGGACGCGCCGTCGATTCTTGCCGCTTCGTAATACTCGGAGTTGATGCCGATGATGCCTGCATAATAAATCAACGTTGCAAACCCGACCGTCTTCCACAGGTTGGTCGTATTCAGAATATAAGGCCAGAAGGACGACTCGTAGAACCAATTCTGCGGATTCATGCCTACGAGCATCAACAGACGATTCAAATACCCGCTCTCATGATCCAAAAAGGCAAGGACGATATACCCGACCACGACCCAGGATAGAAAATGCGGCAAAAACAGAACGGTCTGATAGGCTTTGACCCATCTTCGTCCGATCTCGTTCAGCATAATGGCGAACGCCAATGCCGTAGCCGTCGTGAACACGATAAAGCCCGCATTGTAGAGAATGGTATTGCGTGTAATACGCCAGGCTGTCTCCGATGCGAAGAAAAACTCGAAGTTTTTCAACCCTACCCATTCGCTGCCGAATATCCCCAGATCATAGCGGTAACTTTTGAAAGCAATGATGATGCCGACAAGCGGCAGGTAGTGAAACACAAGCGTATACAAGGCACCGGGCAGCAACAGCAGAATCAACTCCGCGTTTTTCTTCAATTGCCGCCACTCGGTCGTCCATCTGGAGGAAAGGCTGCGTCCTGCCGGATGTGTTCCGCCAAGCGCCGCAGATCCATTTCCCCTCTGCCCGCGGGTTTGCGGTGGAATCATGCACACACCTCCCTTGATGAGATAGCCCAAGCCGTTTGGTGAAGCGCTTACATTTCTCCTTGGCTTGTGCTCCTTCATCGTGGCATAGACGGACGCCGACTTCTATTGTAAAAAACGTAGTTCCTTCTTAAATCTTACTATGAACTTGTGCAATTCCTACAGTTTTCGAATTTCACCCATACAATTGCATAAAAAAACAAACCATTTCCGGCATGCAAGCCTCCGCTCACTTATTCTGCCTGTATCGTGTCGCGCTCCTGCTGCCATGGCCGCTCAAGCTTGTCCGCATGTCTGCCCACAATCTGTTGGCGCGTCATGCATCATTGGGCTCTCTTGTGAAACGCCCTGTGTGCGTGTCCATACGCTTAAGCGCCTTCCGTCATATAATACCATGCGGCTACTCTTGTTCGGTCGCAATAATCGGGATGGAGGTGAACATATGCATCTGCTCTGTTCTTATCCGGTTCAAGCTGATACAGTCCTGCCGCACTGCAACAAACCGATTGTCGCCATGACAACTGCAGGCGACCTGGTTCCGGGCATCATTGACGGGGTAAGAGACGGTGTCCTGTATCTGCGTCCTGTCGGCAAGGAAGCCGGCATCGCCATGATTCAGCGTGTGAAGAAATACAACAAGAACAAAATATCTGTTCCGAAAAAGGCTAAAACCAAAGCATTCGGATTCGGCTATCCTTCCTACGGCTACGGCGCCGGGCTCGCTCTGGCTCTCCCCCTGTTCCTGTTGGCCGCACTGTTCGCATTCCCGCCTTTCTTCATATAAGTCGGCCAGGGAAGACTTCGTTCTGTTCGCGGCGAAGTCTTCCTCTTCCATGCGGCAAGATCGAGGTCGGGCGCTTGTGCCGGGAGGAAATTGCTCTTGGGGCGACATAGTGAGGTGAGTGCGGAGGCTGCAAGCGATTATTGCCGAGGAAATAAGGACAACCTTCGCCTTGCATGTATGAATGAGTTGATTTATCATAAAGATAAAGAAAGGGATCGGCTGGCGGTCCGATCCCTCAGCAGTCCGCATAAGCGGCGGGCCGAACAAGTCTACTAGAAATAGACCGAGACCTGGCAGGGGCGGTCTATTTCCGTTTATGGAAACTGAGGATCAACACAACCAACGTCGCGAATGAAATCATTAGCGATAAGGCATGATGGACCTCCATCGGACATCCCTCCCTTCTGAGGAGAGTGCCCGCCGCCCTGCTACTGCTGTACCTTTATTGTTTCATAGGCTCGCCCAGATTGGGCGAGTTTTTCCATTTGTCTGCTCTGTTCGTTTTAGTGCTCATTTCTGGTCACTGATTTAAGCGAAGGGGCTCATTTCTCCGATAAGTGATCATACGTGGTTACACCGTTCCGTTAGCGCGTAGAGCAGCACCATTGCAGCGCTTGTCCGAATGCAACACTGCTGGCTCTATGTATTAGGTGTAGGCACATCCCTAATATTGGAAAATCAGCCCCGTAAGTTTTACAGGGCTGCAGGAATAGGTGCTTCCTGTATGATTATTCGTATCTCGGATGTTTCTTGTTTTTTGCGGCTCTAACAACGGTCTGGATAAATTCTTCTGTCTTCATGCCTTTCAGTTGGGTGAAATGGCTGTCCGCAAATTCTGCATC comes from the Xylanibacillus composti genome and includes:
- a CDS encoding ABC transporter substrate-binding protein; this translates as MNKTNKRVNGNRSISLLALLVSVCLLVTACAGNSSSPSPSGNGSSGGDPVELTWYMPIGPQKDLAIVQEEANQIIREKINATLRIMPIDFGSYEQKMNTMAAAGEAFDLVWTSHWAFNYVTNANKGAFYDITELFEQYAPKTKELFTPQMIEDAKVNGVMYAVPNYQMFTTSGGFVIQERFIEKYNLDVDSLQDVRDIIPFVETIKANEPDIVPIGFENNSVFWMSTLYGLYDMNEIPYRKGDPNFEVLILQETPEYAEYLKMAHEFNQKGYFPPSAATIQDFYTIQAKGNVALYLKNTLKPDGEINEKGKNNNNPVKFVDLVDQVYTNSLATMTAVSNTSRNPQKAVELIELVNTDRELYRLLTAGIEGKHFERLEGDVIRPIPDSGYKFDSHFIGNVTNGYVLEGQPLDVWEQVREINDNALVLPTVGFKFDQQPVLTELANIAAVEDEYALALNTGTLDPEQYLPVYIEKLRAAGSERVREEKQRQLDEWLVEQGLK
- a CDS encoding carbohydrate ABC transporter permease, which gives rise to MRTTGLAERLIQLFFLLLSIAMVLPFILVVCISITEEQSLLQNGYRFIPESLSLDAYRYVFESPVVLMRAYGVTITVTLVGTAIGLLMTAMTAYVISRRDFRYNRSATFYIFFTMLFSGGIVSFYILMTQFLQLRDTLWALILPGLLTPWNVMVMKGFLSKIPLEIVESAKMDGAREVRIFFTMILPLATPALATIGLLISFTYWNEWFNSMLFIDSDNKVPLQLMLVRIMNTIEFLSANAEFTASLDINQSEFPSLSMRMAMAVLAAGPMLCIFPFFQRYFVRGLTIGSLKG
- a CDS encoding ABC transporter permease — encoded protein: MIPPQTRGQRGNGSAALGGTHPAGRSLSSRWTTEWRQLKKNAELILLLLPGALYTLVFHYLPLVGIIIAFKSYRYDLGIFGSEWVGLKNFEFFFASETAWRITRNTILYNAGFIVFTTATALAFAIMLNEIGRRWVKAYQTVLFLPHFLSWVVVGYIVLAFLDHESGYLNRLLMLVGMNPQNWFYESSFWPYILNTTNLWKTVGFATLIYYAGIIGINSEYYEAARIDGASKLQMIRRITIPLLTPLIAILFILAVGNMFRGDFGLHYFVPNNSGLIYSTTDVVDTYVYRALRTLGDVSMAAAVSFFQSIVGFVLVLGANTIIKKINEENALW
- a CDS encoding putative holin-like toxin — protein: MEVHHALSLMISFATLVVLILSFHKRK